The DNA segment CGACGGCGCCCGGGCCAGCGGCACCAGGCACTTCTACGACTACACGAAGCTCAAGGCCTGCTACCAGCACGTTGCCGCGCCCTGAGGGGCATCGTCCGCGCAGCAAGGTGGCGTATCGCGGCGAGGCGGCCGCGATGCGCTGCGATCCCCTTGCGCGCCCTGCGGGCGCCCGTCGTGGTATTTGCCAGCGCCTGTGGCTGTGGCATACTAGCCCGTCCATGACGTTGACTTCGCTCGCCCCTTCTTCGCTTTGCCGTGGCACCGATACCGGTGCGGCCGCTGCATGCGTGGGCGCCGAGCTGCCGGCGGGGCTTGCCTCGACGTCCGGCGCGTCGTCGATTTCCTTCTCGTTCTCCATTATTCGAATTATCCGGGGTCGCTGAGCTGCGGCTTTGGCTGGTGCTCGGTGGCCCGTGTTCCCTCCCTTGCCGTGCACGGCCATAGGGGCCTGCACGCGACCAACCGATTCGATGGAGAACACCCGATGTCCGATCTTTCCGACCTGCGCGCGCATGCCCGCTATCCCTTGCTGACCGAAATCCAGAGCACCGCGCGGCGCCTGCAAGGCAAGGTGCTGGAGACACCCGTGTGGCGCTGGCAGACCGGGGCGGCCCTGCAACTCGATGCCGGCACGCAGGTCTGGCTCAAGCTGGAACTGTTCCAGATCACTGGCACCTTCAAGGTACGTGGCGCGCTCAACAGCATCGAGCATATGGATGCCTCTGCGCGGGCGCGCGGCGTGGTGGCGGCCAGCGCCGGCAACCATGCCATGGCGGTGGCCTATGCGGCCAAGGTGGCCGGCGTCGGCGCCAAGCTGGCCATGCCGGCCACCGCCAGCCCCGCGCGCGTGGCGGCCTGCCGCGAGGCGGGTGCCGAGGTGTTGTTGCTGCCGGACGTGCATGCCGCTTTTGACCACGCGCTGCAGTTGGTGGCTGACGAAGGCCGCACCATGGTGCACCCCTACGACGGCCCGCTGATCGCGCAGGGCACCGCAACGGTCGGGCTTGAGCTGATGCGCCAGGTGGCTGGGCTCGATGCGGTG comes from the Cupriavidus basilensis genome and includes:
- a CDS encoding threonine/serine dehydratase; translation: MSDLSDLRAHARYPLLTEIQSTARRLQGKVLETPVWRWQTGAALQLDAGTQVWLKLELFQITGTFKVRGALNSIEHMDASARARGVVAASAGNHAMAVAYAAKVAGVGAKLAMPATASPARVAACREAGAEVLLLPDVHAAFDHALQLVADEGRTMVHPYDGPLIAQGTATVGLELMRQVAGLDAVVVPVGGGGLCGGIAAAVKQINPACRVYGVEPEGADAMNRSFEAGRPQTLERVTTVADSLGAPYALDYSYGVCRQFVDGMVRVSDEAIRAAMRILYRDMKLATEPATAVSTAALLGPLRRTLAGKKVALIVCGSNLDAARFAELLAVDEPACAS